Proteins from a single region of Candidatus Bathyarchaeia archaeon:
- a CDS encoding dienelactone hydrolase family protein, producing the protein MQTNLTGLKGNIVEFKVGDGVGRGYLSVPKTSRGGVMVLHAWWGLNDFFKSLCDRLAAEGYSAFAPDLREGKVARTIDEAKENMKKENQELVEKTVLGGHEYLHAHPSIKEHKIGVVGFSMGAAWALWLSTKEPDVAAVTAFYGTYDLDFSKSQASYLGHFAPNDEWEPEESIRGLEEKIRQSSRPVTCHMYPGTKHWFFESDRPEYVPQAARLAWTRTLEFIHSSIGRSSST; encoded by the coding sequence AAACATTGTAGAGTTCAAAGTCGGAGATGGAGTGGGACGCGGCTACCTATCAGTACCCAAGACTTCTCGAGGTGGGGTGATGGTTCTTCATGCATGGTGGGGGCTGAACGATTTCTTCAAGAGCCTGTGCGACCGGCTCGCAGCTGAAGGATACTCAGCCTTCGCTCCAGATCTTCGCGAGGGCAAAGTGGCGCGGACGATCGACGAGGCGAAGGAGAACATGAAGAAAGAGAACCAAGAACTTGTCGAAAAGACCGTCCTCGGCGGGCACGAGTATCTGCACGCTCATCCTTCGATCAAGGAACACAAGATAGGGGTCGTCGGGTTCTCTATGGGAGCGGCCTGGGCACTATGGTTGAGCACCAAGGAACCAGATGTTGCAGCCGTGACGGCTTTCTACGGGACATACGATCTAGACTTTTCAAAAAGCCAAGCATCCTACCTAGGCCACTTTGCCCCGAACGATGAGTGGGAACCAGAAGAAAGTATTCGCGGTCTGGAGGAAAAAATCCGCCAGTCCAGTCGGCCTGTAACGTGCCACATGTATCCCGGAACGAAACACTGGTTCTTCGAGAGTGATCGACCTGAATACGTTCCACAGGCAGCACGCCTGGCTTGGACGCGAACGCTAGAATTCATTCATTCGAGCATCGGCCGGTCAAGCTCAACATAG
- a CDS encoding S53 family peptidase, producing MSGTISPAGVRLPPEAACNAVGIRCFNPAAMAVSYNYASVLSAGNEGQGTTIAVVDSFGSSTIRTDLKIFDNAFGLQHLCGEDGVACTTGMPTFNILEVQGSPPPNPPPPNSGTGIQNHNLWALEVSLDVEWAHATAPKANILLVTTPTAETLGVPGLPQMMNAIKFVADNHLADVISMSFGTGEGAFHSGLPALLQLRQAFVDAQANHITLLASSGDSGTANHMLTPIKNPDLIPYPSVGWPASDPLVTGVGGTYLCTNPVTGSMTADDSMPPVQCTRHPGVREAGWVASGGGYSILFPRPDYQNVLPSGSTYIGSSVGAPGPNSNMRGVPDMAYQASARTGVLVYMSEGATTTSGTGCGGANPCSVGWYTVGGTSASSPQWAGLIALADQIAGHNLGFINPALYSIANQPAHYVADFNDITVNCNQQDPSIPGYCASTGWDAVTGLGSPNVANLLPDLIAASS from the coding sequence GTGAGTGGTACTATCTCTCCAGCGGGGGTACGCCTCCCACCCGAAGCTGCCTGCAATGCCGTGGGAATTCGTTGTTTCAATCCCGCAGCGATGGCGGTCTCCTACAATTACGCCTCAGTCCTGTCAGCAGGCAACGAAGGTCAAGGTACCACAATCGCGGTCGTTGATTCCTTCGGCAGCAGCACGATCCGCACTGACTTGAAAATCTTCGACAATGCGTTCGGTCTTCAGCATCTATGCGGCGAAGACGGAGTAGCCTGCACCACTGGAATGCCCACCTTCAACATTCTAGAAGTCCAGGGTTCCCCGCCTCCGAATCCACCTCCACCGAACAGTGGGACAGGTATTCAGAACCATAACCTCTGGGCTCTGGAAGTCTCACTCGATGTTGAATGGGCCCATGCCACTGCCCCCAAGGCCAACATACTTCTCGTGACAACGCCGACAGCGGAAACGCTTGGTGTACCCGGTCTACCGCAAATGATGAACGCGATAAAGTTCGTGGCCGATAATCATCTCGCCGACGTAATTAGCATGAGCTTCGGCACGGGAGAAGGCGCTTTCCACAGCGGCCTTCCAGCACTTCTACAACTTCGCCAAGCTTTCGTAGACGCTCAAGCAAATCACATCACCCTACTTGCATCATCAGGCGACAGCGGTACTGCCAACCACATGTTAACGCCGATAAAGAACCCAGACTTGATTCCATATCCCAGTGTCGGTTGGCCAGCTTCGGACCCTCTCGTGACAGGTGTCGGAGGAACTTACCTCTGCACCAACCCAGTCACAGGATCGATGACCGCAGATGATTCAATGCCTCCTGTCCAGTGCACGAGACACCCAGGTGTTCGTGAGGCTGGATGGGTAGCCTCAGGTGGAGGCTACAGCATTCTCTTCCCGAGGCCAGACTACCAGAACGTCCTACCCTCAGGCAGCACTTACATCGGTAGCTCCGTAGGTGCACCCGGTCCCAACAGTAACATGCGGGGCGTGCCAGATATGGCGTATCAAGCAAGCGCTAGGACAGGCGTGCTCGTTTACATGTCTGAAGGTGCGACCACTACGTCAGGAACAGGCTGTGGCGGAGCGAACCCGTGTAGTGTCGGCTGGTACACTGTCGGTGGAACAAGCGCTAGCTCACCACAATGGGCCGGGCTCATCGCGCTCGCCGATCAAATAGCAGGCCACAATCTCGGCTTCATCAACCCAGCACTTTACAGTATCGCAAACCAGCCAGCCCACTATGTTGCTGATTTCAACGATATTACGGTCAATTGCAACCAGCAAGATCCTTCCATACCAGGATATTGCGCGTCGACGGGATGGGATGCCGTAACCGGACTCGGCAGCCCCAACGTTGCCAATCTACTGCCCGACCTGATCGCTGCGAGCAGCTAG
- a CDS encoding GNAT family N-acetyltransferase, with the protein MSELVVKELTPSLRDDFLLFFDHIAFAENPEWADCYCYPYHFSDRGKVENRREASNQIEERRIQGFLAYHDGNPVGWCNAANRDNYPALHRLMRSGQDQVERVGSIVCFVVAPSHRSKRVASRLLNAACEKFSNEGLEYAEAYPVNKPTSAADNFPGPLSMYTRNGFTTHRNAGWYVVVRKLL; encoded by the coding sequence ATGAGTGAGCTTGTCGTCAAAGAACTTACGCCGTCTCTGAGAGACGACTTCTTGTTGTTCTTCGACCACATTGCCTTCGCGGAGAATCCTGAATGGGCTGATTGTTACTGTTATCCGTACCATTTCTCAGACAGGGGAAAAGTTGAGAATCGTCGCGAGGCCTCAAACCAGATCGAGGAGAGAAGGATCCAAGGGTTCCTCGCCTACCACGACGGAAATCCTGTTGGCTGGTGTAATGCAGCCAACCGCGACAACTACCCCGCGCTACACCGACTGATGCGTTCTGGTCAAGACCAAGTGGAGCGCGTCGGCTCAATCGTCTGCTTCGTAGTAGCACCCTCGCACCGTAGCAAGAGAGTAGCGTCCCGTTTACTGAACGCTGCCTGCGAAAAATTTTCCAACGAAGGTCTAGAGTATGCTGAAGCATATCCCGTCAACAAACCGACGTCAGCTGCTGACAACTTTCCGGGCCCCCTCTCAATGTATACCAGGAATGGCTTCACGACTCACCGCAACGCAGGCTGGTATGTGGTTGTCCGAAAGCTACTGTAG
- a CDS encoding NIPSNAP family protein has product MIHQLRIYEIFDQNKQAFHNRFRDHAWRIMRSYGFNILGTWETRLGDRTEFVYLLAWPDEKTMRHAWEQFRANEEWKEIKKTTNARHGDLVGEIQDRMLIPTSYYPTINVAR; this is encoded by the coding sequence ATGATTCATCAGCTTAGGATCTACGAGATTTTCGACCAGAACAAGCAAGCGTTTCACAACAGGTTCCGCGACCACGCCTGGAGGATCATGCGATCTTACGGGTTCAACATCCTCGGTACGTGGGAGACGAGACTGGGAGACAGGACCGAGTTCGTCTACCTGCTCGCCTGGCCGGATGAAAAGACAATGCGACACGCCTGGGAACAGTTCCGGGCCAACGAAGAGTGGAAGGAGATCAAGAAAACCACCAATGCTCGACACGGCGACCTTGTCGGAGAAATCCAGGATAGAATGCTAATCCCGACAAGTTATTATCCCACTATCAATGTGGCACGCTAG
- a CDS encoding thioesterase family protein — protein sequence MKFSIELPVQFRDIDVMGHVNHATYLQYMETARVELARSLGLVTRGFRSGFILASARGEFKKPIIDERRITVLVWVSRIGDRSWDLDYSIRGPSRVEYAVGRTTQVAYDYKTRSAVHISGKLKKGLAKYLGTPLKFRETC from the coding sequence GTGAAGTTCAGCATTGAGTTGCCAGTCCAGTTCCGTGACATCGACGTAATGGGCCATGTCAACCACGCGACGTATCTCCAGTACATGGAGACCGCTCGTGTGGAGCTTGCAAGAAGCCTCGGGCTGGTAACGAGAGGGTTCCGTTCCGGTTTCATCCTCGCTTCGGCTCGAGGCGAATTCAAAAAGCCAATCATAGACGAACGGCGCATAACCGTCTTAGTATGGGTGAGCCGGATAGGAGATCGCTCATGGGACCTCGACTACTCCATCCGCGGACCTAGCCGAGTAGAATACGCAGTTGGTAGAACTACACAGGTAGCCTACGACTACAAGACCAGATCAGCGGTTCATATCTCCGGAAAACTGAAGAAAGGATTGGCGAAGTATCTTGGAACGCCTCTTAAGTTCAGAGAGACATGCTAA
- a CDS encoding TIGR03619 family F420-dependent LLM class oxidoreductase produces the protein MPSSINRSDESNVVVGVALPQYGMIASPETILRVAVEAEKMGLASLWVSDRLLLPTRPKDTFDGDPWPEIFATVYDPIEMLTFVAARTRKVKLGTSVMQALFQNPVTLARRFATLDRLSGGRAIAGVGQGDLRDEFETANIPIKRRGRGFEEFAMAMRAVWGPDPVSFTGDFYNIPESRIGPKPVQPGGIPMLLGAFAPASMERAARIADGIMPAAGRNTTIEKLSQTINNFRDMVRRAGRNPHQMKWILRVHNTLDEEKAKEPRALLGGTPQQAAEDLPRLKHLGIDHVFYDMNHPAHVPIDTQLLLLRKLMRLIKK, from the coding sequence GTGCCAAGCTCGATCAATCGATCAGATGAATCGAACGTCGTTGTGGGGGTCGCCCTCCCTCAATATGGAATGATTGCTTCCCCTGAAACAATCCTGCGCGTCGCGGTGGAGGCTGAGAAGATGGGGTTGGCTTCTTTGTGGGTTAGCGACCGGCTGCTTCTCCCAACTAGGCCGAAGGATACGTTTGATGGCGATCCCTGGCCCGAGATTTTTGCTACGGTCTATGATCCGATTGAGATGCTGACCTTCGTCGCGGCGAGGACGAGGAAGGTTAAGCTCGGCACGAGCGTGATGCAGGCTCTCTTCCAGAATCCCGTGACACTCGCCCGGCGTTTCGCAACCCTGGACAGGCTGAGCGGTGGAAGAGCAATTGCCGGCGTTGGCCAGGGCGACCTTAGAGACGAGTTCGAAACTGCCAACATCCCGATAAAGAGGCGTGGAAGAGGATTTGAGGAATTTGCTATGGCAATGCGCGCGGTCTGGGGCCCGGACCCAGTCAGCTTCACCGGAGACTTCTACAACATCCCAGAATCAAGAATCGGACCGAAACCCGTTCAGCCAGGGGGCATTCCGATGTTGCTAGGTGCCTTCGCACCCGCATCAATGGAGCGGGCGGCAAGAATCGCCGACGGGATCATGCCGGCTGCCGGAAGAAACACCACGATTGAGAAATTGAGTCAAACTATCAACAACTTTCGCGATATGGTACGAAGAGCAGGTCGCAACCCCCATCAGATGAAGTGGATCCTGAGAGTTCACAACACCCTGGACGAGGAGAAAGCCAAAGAGCCCCGAGCGTTATTGGGAGGTACACCTCAACAAGCCGCAGAGGACCTGCCAAGACTCAAGCATCTGGGGATAGATCACGTATTCTACGACATGAATCATCCCGCCCATGTTCCAATAGACACTCAACTGTTGCTGCTTAGAAAGCTCATGCGGCTGATCAAAAAATAG
- a CDS encoding GNAT family N-acetyltransferase, whose protein sequence is MSKKSGWIPARDPAALTDLCIQWNKGRFYEILWEYTLTPTTLRERNARGWFYYEDNQLAGFALGRPYELRRWWQFEELWGPCEGSSELPTRTGKQDRWRAQQFQKLLSQQRSRILIRAPVDNPFANIIAREVGAKWCGGYLLATRRLSRRLTVKVPAGFKLRRFRKGDEKDMSRIHNTAFHIPHPPKEYLEWATKPNCKTTLAVLQGAAVGFLTAEKRRDGGYGDFNIAVEPKFHGRGIGSALMERGLNDLIEMGCETAVADYWLQNAKVQALNRKYSFRTVRAYNHYERRGLVATT, encoded by the coding sequence TTGTCGAAGAAATCTGGATGGATTCCCGCCCGAGACCCAGCTGCACTTACGGACTTATGCATTCAATGGAATAAGGGCCGATTTTACGAGATTCTCTGGGAGTACACTCTCACCCCTACCACTCTTCGCGAGAGGAACGCGAGAGGCTGGTTCTATTATGAGGACAATCAGCTAGCAGGATTTGCCCTCGGGCGTCCGTACGAGCTGCGACGCTGGTGGCAGTTCGAAGAGCTCTGGGGACCCTGCGAAGGAAGTTCCGAACTCCCAACCCGCACAGGAAAGCAAGATCGGTGGAGGGCTCAGCAATTCCAGAAGCTTCTGTCCCAGCAGAGGTCTCGAATTCTCATTAGAGCTCCAGTAGACAATCCCTTCGCCAACATTATCGCTCGAGAAGTTGGGGCCAAGTGGTGTGGAGGCTATCTTTTGGCTACTCGAAGATTAAGCCGCAGATTGACGGTCAAAGTGCCCGCGGGCTTCAAGCTTCGCAGATTCCGAAAAGGCGATGAGAAGGATATGTCACGAATTCACAATACGGCCTTCCATATCCCACATCCACCCAAGGAATATCTCGAGTGGGCCACGAAACCCAACTGTAAGACAACGCTGGCGGTGTTGCAAGGAGCGGCTGTCGGTTTCTTGACAGCAGAAAAACGGCGTGACGGTGGGTATGGGGACTTCAACATAGCAGTGGAGCCCAAGTTCCACGGAAGAGGAATAGGATCTGCGTTGATGGAGAGAGGATTGAACGACCTGATCGAAATGGGGTGCGAGACAGCAGTAGCTGACTATTGGCTCCAAAACGCCAAGGTTCAGGCGTTGAACCGGAAATATAGCTTCAGGACCGTTCGTGCTTACAACCATTACGAGAGGCGGGGCCTAGTCGCGACAACTTAA
- a CDS encoding GNAT family N-acetyltransferase: MTAYTVRELTVSTYSDFEQLALKQGGCWCMHYQREKPLRGVQGEEWKKINRRDKKALVNKGRSHAILVYSGKIPVGWCQYGPREELPRIDAGRGYKRLNIEYGDKKLWRITCFFVDRAYRGKGVSKVALRAALESIKNQGGGIVESYPVVSERMAAVPEWRWFGTPGMFEREGFKQVGPLGTTWVLMRKTVLP; this comes from the coding sequence ATGACTGCGTACACGGTACGCGAGCTTACTGTCAGCACGTATTCGGATTTTGAACAATTAGCGCTGAAACAGGGAGGTTGTTGGTGCATGCACTATCAACGGGAAAAACCCCTTCGAGGCGTGCAGGGTGAGGAATGGAAGAAGATCAACAGAAGAGACAAGAAAGCTCTTGTCAACAAGGGCAGGTCTCACGCCATACTAGTTTACTCGGGCAAGATACCAGTGGGCTGGTGTCAGTACGGTCCACGTGAAGAGCTTCCACGTATAGATGCGGGCAGAGGCTACAAGAGGCTCAACATCGAATACGGGGACAAGAAACTCTGGCGAATTACATGTTTCTTCGTTGATCGAGCCTATCGTGGCAAAGGAGTGTCGAAGGTCGCACTCAGAGCTGCCCTTGAATCTATCAAGAATCAAGGTGGAGGAATTGTCGAATCTTACCCTGTTGTCTCCGAGAGGATGGCGGCGGTACCGGAATGGCGATGGTTCGGAACACCGGGGATGTTCGAGAGAGAAGGGTTCAAACAGGTTGGACCGCTCGGAACAACCTGGGTTTTGATGCGAAAGACCGTTCTGCCATAG
- a CDS encoding aspartate aminotransferase family protein, which yields MFTKLEAENALSQARAEAERRVARPSLPLLTNFSRSYATYEEARKHLPSGASSNIRVHAHDPFPILFKNGLGSRVRDLDENEYVDLLIAYGALILGHAHPAVVTAIAEQVQNGSMLGTTTELEVEVAKKIQSMVPSAEMVSFSNTGTEATMEAVRIARAFTGREKLLKFEGHYHGHHDYVLFSVESPSVVAGLEQSPSKLPFYPGIPEEIARTVVIAKWNDTTAVEKVVKKNAADLAAIIMEPVLGSSGVILPDEEYLKSVREIADNNDVLLIFDEVLTGFRLAPGGAQEFYGVKPDLSCFAKALGGGAPIAVVTGRRDVMGMIGPGRIGYGGTYNGNSMCLAAAKATLRELTRNDDEAFRRMHFMGARIMEGLRELMERYDHEGIVQGLGPMFQLFFTKEHKITGYRQTLNANTERFRTFRNLMLQRGVYFHPDGMERIMISTAHDELDVERVLAAAEESLRELPRAH from the coding sequence TTGTTCACAAAGCTCGAAGCAGAGAACGCCCTCAGCCAAGCACGGGCCGAGGCCGAACGACGAGTAGCCCGCCCCTCACTACCCCTCCTCACGAACTTCTCCCGATCCTATGCCACGTATGAGGAGGCAAGGAAACATCTCCCCTCCGGAGCATCCTCGAACATCCGCGTCCACGCTCACGATCCCTTCCCGATCCTCTTCAAGAACGGTCTGGGATCCCGAGTTCGCGACCTTGACGAGAACGAGTACGTGGACCTCCTAATCGCATATGGAGCGCTAATCCTGGGACACGCTCACCCAGCAGTGGTGACCGCTATTGCTGAACAGGTACAGAACGGGTCCATGCTCGGAACCACCACCGAGTTAGAGGTTGAGGTTGCGAAGAAAATTCAATCGATGGTGCCCTCTGCAGAAATGGTAAGCTTCTCGAATACGGGCACAGAGGCTACGATGGAGGCTGTCCGGATTGCCCGCGCGTTCACCGGCAGGGAGAAACTTCTCAAGTTTGAGGGCCACTATCACGGACACCACGACTACGTCCTCTTCAGCGTGGAATCACCGTCGGTTGTCGCTGGGCTGGAACAGTCACCCTCGAAACTTCCCTTCTATCCTGGAATCCCGGAGGAGATAGCAAGAACGGTTGTGATCGCAAAATGGAACGATACTACGGCTGTTGAGAAGGTCGTCAAGAAGAACGCCGCGGACCTCGCGGCGATAATCATGGAGCCAGTTCTCGGAAGCTCAGGCGTGATTCTGCCGGACGAAGAATATCTCAAATCTGTTAGAGAGATCGCTGACAATAACGATGTGCTCCTCATTTTCGATGAGGTTCTGACCGGGTTCCGTCTAGCTCCCGGTGGCGCTCAAGAATTCTATGGTGTCAAGCCCGATTTGTCTTGCTTTGCAAAGGCGCTAGGTGGCGGAGCACCGATCGCTGTGGTCACAGGACGAAGAGATGTCATGGGCATGATCGGGCCCGGACGAATTGGCTACGGTGGAACTTACAATGGGAACTCGATGTGCCTCGCCGCGGCAAAAGCAACTTTGCGGGAGCTTACTAGGAACGATGATGAAGCGTTCAGGCGCATGCACTTTATGGGAGCAAGAATCATGGAGGGACTACGAGAACTAATGGAACGATACGATCACGAGGGAATCGTTCAAGGCCTCGGACCCATGTTCCAACTATTCTTCACCAAGGAACACAAGATAACAGGTTATCGACAGACCCTCAATGCAAACACGGAGAGATTCAGGACATTTCGCAACCTAATGCTGCAGAGAGGAGTTTACTTCCATCCAGACGGTATGGAGAGGATAATGATCTCTACAGCACACGACGAGCTAGATGTTGAAAGAGTTCTCGCAGCGGCTGAAGAAAGTCTCCGGGAACTTCCCAGAGCTCACTAG
- a CDS encoding VOC family protein, with amino-acid sequence MKIKLTSVFVNDQNKALDFYTKTLGFVKKTDISAGSYRWLTVVSAEDPNGSQLLLEPNANPAARTYQESILKQGIPATMFFVDDIQKESQRLKKLGVHFTMEPTRTPGSTIAQFHDTVGNLIQITQLS; translated from the coding sequence GTGAAGATCAAACTAACCAGCGTATTCGTCAACGACCAGAACAAAGCGCTTGACTTCTACACCAAGACACTAGGCTTCGTCAAGAAGACAGATATCAGCGCGGGAAGCTACAGATGGCTTACAGTCGTCTCGGCAGAGGATCCGAACGGGTCCCAGCTTCTTCTCGAGCCAAATGCCAACCCCGCCGCAAGAACATACCAGGAATCCATCCTCAAACAAGGCATTCCTGCAACCATGTTCTTCGTCGACGATATTCAGAAAGAGTCTCAAAGACTAAAGAAGCTCGGCGTCCACTTCACTATGGAGCCAACAAGAACACCCGGCTCAACCATAGCCCAATTCCACGACACGGTAGGCAATCTGATCCAGATCACTCAGCTTAGCTAG